GCTCTGGGCGTGATCGGGCCGGACGGCCGGCTTGCGGACTCACCCGACCGGGATTCACTCGTGCGGCACGATCGCGACCGGGCAACGGACGTTGTGCATCACCGCGTGCGCGACTGGACCGGTGTGCGCGCCGATCCTGGCAGGGCGCGTCCTGCGGCCGACGGCGAGCAGACCGGCGTCCCCCGTGGCATCCAGGAGCTGCTGTGCCGGACGACCCTCCTCGACCAGCTCACGGACCTCCACCGCGGGGTACTTCTCCCGCCACGGCGCGATCGCGGTGGCCAGCCTCCGCTCCGCGGCCACACGCAGCTCCTTGCGTGCCTTGGCCTCCAGAGCGTTCGGTACGTACGGCAACCGCCACGCGTACACCACCCGCAGCGGAGCGGCACGCAGCGTCGCGGCTTCGAAGGCGAACGCGAGCAACGCCTCGCACGGTCCCACCGGGTCGATGCCGACCACGATGTCGCGGTACGGGGTGTGCGCCGACTTCCGGCCCTCTGTGTCCGGCATGTGCTCGTCCTCGAGGCTCTCGCCGGCCCGTACGAGCACGACGGGCCGCGTCATATGGGCCACAGCCGCCAGCGCCACCGAACCGGCCATGAACCCGCCGAAGCCGCTGAACGCCCGGCTGCCCAGGACCAGCAGCTCGGACTCGTCGCCCGCCTCGACCAGGGCGTCGGCCGCGGGCCGGGAGATCTGCTCGGCACTCAGATTCAGCTGTGGATACCGTTCGTTGAGGCGCCCAATGGCACCGCGCAGGATGCGCCGCGCCCAATGGCGCGGAGCATCCAGCTCGGGCAGCGCTGACTCGGCGGGCGCCCAACCGCCCTCCCAGGCGTGCACCAGGCGCAGCGGCAGACCGCGCCTCAGCGCCTCCCGCGCCGCCCAGTCGGCGGCGGCGAGGCTCTCACGCGAACCATCAAGTCCCACGACTACGGGGCGCAGCATGGCTCAACACCTCCCCGGATCCGGGCCCACACGCTCTCCAGCGGACCCTGTAGTAACAGGATCGTCGTGGAGGGGCCGGAGGGAGCAGGGGCTACGGGGCCATCCTCCGGGGCCGAACGGCCCATTTCCGCTGCTCAGGAGAGGACCGGCGCGGGGGTGGGGTGGCGGGTCAGGGCGGCCGCTCCACCACGGGGTCCTGAAAGACCCCCAGCGCGGCCCCGCGGGCGGGGGACGGCTCACCGGGCCTGCCATTCCTCATGAGAGCCCATAGGGACCCGGGTCAGGGCCACTCGGCCCATGTCTTCCGCCAGTCCTTGACCGACGCTGAAAGCAGCGTCGTACACCAGCGGCAACGGCCGTGCCGGCCGGCGCACGAGGAGACGCAGCCATGACCATCGTGACAACGCCCCACACGACCGGGACGCTTCCCGCCAAGTACCGGGGGCGGCTGATGGGTATCGCACGCCACGTGAGCCTCCCCGGGGGGCATCCGCCTGTTCAACGAGGGCGGCCGCGCCGATCATTTCTGGGTCGTCCGCTCCGGCACGGTCGCCCTCGACATGCGGGTGCCCGGTCGCCGCTCGGCGGTGATCGCGACGCTGAGCTTCGGCGACCTCGTCGGCTGGTCCTGGCTGTTTCCGCCCCACGCGTGGCAACTGGGTGCGCAGGCGGTGAGTCCGGTGGGTGCCTGGGAGTTCGACGCCGAGAGCGTACGGCAGATGTGCCGGGACGATCCCGGCATGGGCAGCGCCGTCGCTCTCTGGGTCGGCCGGGTGCTCGCCCACCGACTCGACGCCGCCCGCACCCCCCCTGCTCGACCTGTACGCCCCCTACGGCAGCGGAACCCGCGGGTGAAGATCCTCGCCCGTCCGTCTTCGCAGCAGAGCACAACCGGAGGACACCATGCACGGCACTCCGCACATCGTGAGCGATGTCATGACCGGCACCGTCGTCACCCTCGGCCGTGGGGCGACGTTCAAGGACATTGTGAAGACCATGCAGCAGTGGAAGGTCAGCGCCCTGCCCGTACTGGAGGAAGGGAACCGGGTCGTCGGCATCGTCTCCGAGGCCGACCTGCTGCCCAAGGAGGAGTTCCGCGACAGCGACCCGGACCGGCACACCCAGTTGCGGCGCCTGTCCGATCTGGCCAAGGCCGGTGCGCTGACCGCGGATGAACTGATGACTGCCCCGGCCGTCACCGTCCACGCGAACGACACCCTCGCGCAGGCTGCGCGAACGATGGCACGCGCCAAGATCAAGCGGCTGCCCGTCGTTGACGACGAGGGCGTCCTGCACGGCATCGTCAGCCGCGCCGACCTGCTCAAGGTGTTCCTGCGCGACGACGAGGACATCGCGGAGGAGGTCCGCCGTCAGATCGTCGCCTACCTCTTCCCCGCGCCCATCGAAGCGATCCGGGTGGACGTGCGCGACGGCGTCGTCACGCTCACCGGCCGCATCCGGGACACCATGCTCGTGCCCGTTGCCGCTCGTCTGGTGCGAGCCGTCGAAGGCGTGGTGGACGTCAACTGCGCGCTCATGGGCCCGCACCGCCGCCCGGACCTCGACCCGGATCTTCCGGGTGGCGGAGGAACGCCCCAGGTCTCGGGAGCCGGCGACACCGCGTGACGCACCGGCACGGGCACCACGACCGGGCCCGTGCCGGCTGCCGAACGGCCCGTGACGGTGGCGAAGGAGTGTCGACCGATGGCGAAGACACGTCGTACGAAGCTGACGAAGGTCCGCCTCTGGCGGTGGCGGAGCAATCCCCTGCGGCGCCGCAGCGACACGGTGGAAGCCTGGATCGTACTCGCGACCTGGATTCTTGCTCTGCTCGGAGGTCTGCTCGCGGGCCAGGTGGCGGCCGTGGCGATGGAAGACACGCTGGCCTCACGACGTGCCGCGCTGCATCCCGTCTCCGCCACGCTGATCGAGGAGGCCACTGAGGACTCACCCCCGGCGGACTCCGGCGCAAGCGGGGACACGGTGTGGGCGAAGGTGCGCTGGACCACCGGCGATGCGACGCACACGGGCCGGGCGAGGGTGGAACCGCCCACCGCGGCGGGCAGCCGGGTCACGGTGTGGACCGACCGGACGGGTGCGCTGGTCTCCACGCCTCCCACCGAGGCGGAGGCGCGGTCGCAGTCGGCGGTGACCGGCGGCTTCGCCGCGCTGAGCGCCGTGGGCACGGTGCTGGTGTGCGGACGGCTGGGTCGCCGATGGCTGGACCAGCGTCGCATGGCGGAGTGGGCGGCCGAATGGGAGCGGGTCGGTCCGCAGTGGAGGAAGCGGATGCTCGGCTGACAGGGTCCGACCGGCTCCGTCGCTGGACCGGTCGGCTCACGCGCGTCCAGGCCCCGGCGGACGACGCTGGAGGTGAACAAGCAGAGAAGGAGGGAGACATGAGCGGCATGATCGAGCGACTGCCCGGCTGGCCCACGCTGCCCGACCTCTTCGGCTGGATGGAGGCCGGATTCCCCGGGACGCACACGGCTCCGGGGACGCACGGCATCCGTGTCGAGGAGCGCCTGACAAGTGAGGCGTACGTGCTGCGGGCCGAGCTCCCGGGCATCGACCCCGCCAAGGACGTCGAGATCACCGTCACGGAAGGTGTCCTGACCCTGCGCGCCGAGCGCACGGAGGAGACCACGGAGAAGCACCACACCGAATTCCGCTACGGCACCTTCACCCGGGCCGTCCGGCTGCCGGCCGGGGCCAAGGGCGACGAGGCGACGGCGGAGTACAAGGACGGTGTCCTCACCATCACGGTCCCGGTCCCGGAGACGAAGACGGGCACCAGGACCATCCCGGTGCGGCTCGTCTGAGCGCGAATTCGCGCTGAGCCGCACCACAGATGCGCGGCCGGGCCGCTCGCCCGGCCGCGCACATCGGCGCCGGGGGCGCAACAGCCAGCAGATGCCTGGTAGTTGCTCCCCCGACGGCATGTCCGCCCGCGCCGGGCACCGATCAGCGTGCGCGGTGTCAGCGGCCTTCGACGACCGGCAGGTGACCGTCGGCTTTAGGGTCACCGCTCGACAGTTTCTTGCGCTGCCCTCGGTGCCTGTGCTCGGTGTTGCGGGGCCGAACAGTCCCTCTTCGGGCCCTTAGGGCCCATGACACGGTGACCGCCTCCGCGCAGTCTGAAGACACACTCAGTGGAGGGAGAGGAACCATGACTGTCTCTACACGCATCGCGGTCATCGCCGTCGGCGACCGCTCCCGGCACGACGACGGCGTGGGTTGGGCGGTGCTCTCCCGGTTGCGGGAGCGCGCCGCCGTCAGGCCGCTGCCCCCGGGCACGGCGCTCTCGGAGTGCGATCTTGATCCGGGACGGCTGATCCGACTGTGGGAGGACGCCGGACTCGCCGTCGTCCTGGAGTCCGCACACGCCCGTCCGAGTCGCCCCGGCCGCATCTACCGGCTCGAGCTGGGCGCTGCCGAGCTGTGGCGGCCGGGCGTCATGAGTCCCCACGGTCTGGGGGAGGCGGTCGAGCTCGCACGGGAACTGGGGCGCCTGCCCGGGCATCTGGTGGCGTATGCCGTCGACAGCGCGGACATCTCGCTCGGTCAGGGACTGTCCGAGCCGGTCGCGGCCATGGTCGAACCGCTGGCGGAGCGCGTGGAGGAGGAGATCGTCCGGCACCAGGTCACGGCGGCCGCGGGTGCGGTCGCGAGCACTGCATCATAGGGACGGGAAGGGCTCTGTCCGCTTCTCGCGGACCCTGATTGCGCGGTGCGCGGCCACCGGCCGCTTCCCCGCGTCTTGCCGGGTCCTTCCCGCCACCTCCAGCACAGCACGCCAACCACGATCGCGCCAGGGCCGAACGGCCCCAAACGCCGCACCCGCTACCACGCTGACCCGTGCGCCTGGCCTGGTCCCGATGCTCGCTTGCTCGGTCGGTACGGCTACGGCAGAGGACAGGTGACAGCGGCCAAGATCGTTTCCTCGCGTACGGCCAGCAACTCGCCACTGGTGGCCCCCACCGGCGGCCAGTTAAGTTCCCCACCGCCAGCACACCGGACACGGAACGTCACCGACATGGTGCCCGGCTGAGGATATGCGGCCCGTCGGAGGCGGTCCCTCACATGGCCCATTGATCGAGTGCGGGTGGTTGGCCCCGTCAGGGACGCCGCTCTTCGCCACCTGAGGAGGGTGCGTCCGGCCCCCTCCGGAGGGTGGGCCTGGACCCCCTGTGATCGCCGTGATCGGAGGCGTACGACGCGAAGACGTCGGCCGTGGCCGCCCGTGTGCGCAGGAAACGCTCGTCCAGGACGGCGGCCAGGTCGTCCAGTGCCCTGCGCAGCACGATGGCGGAAAGCCGGACGTCGGGATGGCGGGCGCTCACTGCCAGCTCTGCGAGGCCGACGGCGTGACCGATCTGCCGGGGCAGCGAGGTGTTCTCATCGCCGTCGTAGAAGTAGTACGACTCGGCGTACTGGAGGAAGTCGACCGTGATGACCGAGATGGCCGAGGCCAGGCTGTCCAGCAAGGTGGCGCCCCCGTCCGAGTCGAGTTGCCGGGAGGTCACCCCGCCGCGCACGTGGGACAGGCGCAGCGCGAGCGTGCGGCGGCGGGCCAGAGCGGGGTAGATGCCGAGGATCCATGCCACGGTCGCCGACAGGAGGGCGAAGCCGACGAGCGCCTCCAGCGGGCCGACGAAGCGCAGCCAGCCCGCGGCCGGCGCGATGTCCCCGAGGCCGAGGGTGGCGAGCGTGACAAGGGAAACGTACAGCGCGTCCACCGGTCCCGCGTGCTCGGCCGGGACGAGGGCGGCGGAGTAGGAGAAGCTCTCCGGCATGTGCGGCCAGTAGACCAGAGCCCACCCCACGGCCACGGTCAGCGCCCACACCGAGACGACGCAGACCATGCCCAAGGGGCCGGCGAGCCCGGCCGCGCGCCGCCGGGTGCTCAGGCGCGAGGACAAGCGCCACATCCCCGTCATCACCAGCCCGCTCAGGCCGCCGTGGCGGGTCGGGTGCCAGATCGTGTGAAACATGTCCCGGAGAATGGCCATCACGAGGGCGGCACCGAGGAACGTCACGAACCACGTCATGTCCTGGCCCTTCCCGCCAGGGGCGGCAGCCTCCCACGTGCTGAGGTTGTCTCAGCCCTGTGGGACCGGCCGCGCATCCCGATGGGTGAGCGCGGCGCATCCTGCGGCCGCCCACGTGGCGGTCCGGTACCGACCGTGCGACCTCCTGTGTACAGCTGTGCGATCCCCTGCTGCGTGCTGATGGGTACGGCACGAAGTGGAATCCGCATGCCGTTCAACACTCAGCGATGGTTCGGCCAACGCCCGCCTATTCGGCGGTCGAGCCGTGGACTACAAGGGTGGGTGCCTGCAGGCGCCGGTGCAGTTGCACCGGCGAGGGTGGCGAGAACTCAAACTTCCTCGGGCTGAGTCGCGCCACCGTGAGAGCTGACCTTCGTCACTGAAGGTGAAATTCTCCGCGGCCAGCTGACTCCCCATCAGGCGGCCATGGGGTGGGGACATCCAACTGGCCACGGACAGACAGGGACCGTCGCGGTCACAGCGGTCTGTATGCCCGCGTCGGCGGCGGTTTCGGGATCTCCCGCTCACTCTGATGCCCCGGCAGGCGGTCGTCGGCGGAATGGCCCGGCACCCGCATCATGGACCGGCGGATCAAGGCCCGCGACGTGCTGGACCTGACCGTCAGTTGTCATGGGCGAGCCAGCTCGGCGGCGAGGCTGGAGGCCCAGGCGTCTATGGCGTCCCAGTCTCGGTAGTCGCCGAAGCGGCCGCCCGCCAGGTGGAACAGGATGCGTCCGGTGACGGGCAGCTGGGCTCGTGCGACGACGCCGGAGAACAGCCGGTGCTCCCGGTATGCGAGGTCACCGGGCAGACTCTCGACGATCACCGGGATCTCTTTGTCCGCCATGCGTTTCCACGGGCCGCGCAGTGCGCCTGGTATTCCTACGCTGAAAATCCACAGGGGGCGGGGGCCCAGTACGTCGAGGTTGTCGCGTACGAAGGCCTTCGCCGGACCCAGCCAGGTCTGCCCGTGGACGGCGCTGCCGAGGACGAACGCGCTGTACGCGTCGGCGTCGTCCACCGACTCCACGGCCCTCGCCTCGGCCTTCAGTCCTGCCTCGCCCAGCTTGGCGGCCAGTCGCTCGGCGATCCCGCGCGTCGAGCCGTGCGCGGTCGCATATCCCACCAGGACGTCCATGACGTCACCTCGATGTTCCTCGACTCCTTCGGGCGTCCTCGCGGGTGGTGGATGCCGAATGATCACGGCGCGCCCGAACTCTCTGGGGCACAGCATCGGCCTCGGCGCGATACGGGGACAGAGGCCGCGCGGGCCTGTCCGAGGGCCGTACGGCCCACTCTCCGCTGCCACCCTCCGCACCCTCCGCACGCTGCGTGGCGCCGCCTCGGGCGCCGAGGGGTGCAGTGACGACCCCAAGGGGCGTGGCGGACCGGTCCGTGGCCGGCACCGCCACCACAGGAATCGCCGCGTTCCGCAGGCAAGCGCGGCCGACCGCGCCGATCGCGGGCTGACCGTACTGTCCGTGGGCCGTGCGCCCGAGGGCGAGGAGCAGGGCACCCCGCGCCTGTTGCACCAGCACCCGTGCGGGCGGTCCCTCCACCAGGATCGCGCGTACAACGTGATCGATCCGTGGCCCGAAGACCTCACGCAGCGTCGAGGCGAGCAGTTGCGCGGCCCGGTCGCGCTGCTCGGCGGCGGTCGGAAACGCCGAGGTGGGGGCGTAGGGCGCGAGTCGGGGTCCGGCAGGCTCCCAGGCGTGTACGGCGACCACGTCCGCGTCCAGTGCGTGGGCCTGCCGGGTCGCCCAGCGCAGCGCGGCCATGGACGCCTCGGACCCGTCGACGCCCACCACGATGCTGTTGCCGGCGGCGAGTTCAGTCATGGCAACCTCCCTGGACGGTCTCTTGTCCCACGATGGCTCCGACCGGGCGGCCGGGGCGTGGGCCGAGGGGGTCCGTGAGGGTGCCCAACGGTCCCTTGTGAATGTGACGGCGGAGCGTTGAACCACAGACCCTGAGCGCCAGGCCGACGGCGGTTGCGTCCCCAACTGCCCGGACGCGGGCAGCCCGGCACTCCACCGTGTCGGCGCCGCCGGGCGTGGGGCGCCGATCTTCGTCGGTTTCGTGGCCGACCTCCTGAGCGGTCGGGACCCGGTCAGCGCAGGCGGCGCAGATACGGGTCGTGGGCGAGGCGTGGAATGAGCCGTACGCGGACGTCGAGCGCGGCGATGCCATGGGGCCCGGCCAGCACCGGATTCAGGTCCGCCTCCGCCAGCTGCGGCAGGTCGCAGGCCATCCGGGACAGCCGGTGCAGCAGCTGCTCCAGGCCTTCGAGGTCGGCCGTGGGACCGCCGCGGTAGCCGAAGAGCAGCGGGGCGCACCGCGGGGACGTGATCAGATCGTGCACATCGCGGTCGGTGAGCGGGGCCAGGCGCCCCGCGTGGTCGGCCAGGAGCTCGGTCGCCGTGCCGCCGAGCCCGAAGAGCACGAGCGGGCCGAAGACATCGTCCTGCACGAGTCCGGCGAACAGCTCGGTGCCGCGCTCGGCCAGGGGCTGGATGACCACGCCGACCAGATGGTCGCCGAAGCGGGTGACCAGATCCCGATGTGCGGCCCTGACCTGGGCGGCGTTCTGCAGGTCGAGGTGGACGGCGTGCTGCTGGCTCTTGTGCAGCAGCCCTGGCCAGTGGGCCTTCATCACGACGCGTCCGTCAGGGCCCGCCAGCCGCTCGGCGACAGCGACCGCTTCGTTCTCGTTCTCGGCCCAGGCCCAGGGGATCTGTGGGATCCGGTAGCAGCCGAGGAGAGCGGCGGTCGTGTGCGGGTCGAGCCAGCCGCCGTCCGGGTTCTCGTCCAGGAACGAGGCGACGAGCTCCTTCGCCCGTTCGGTCTCCACGTTCTGCAACACCGGTACGGAACCCGGAAGTTGGCTGAGCCAGCGGGCGCGGTGGGCCGCGTGGCTCAAGGCGCGGGCGGCGTCCTGGGCGTCGGAGTAGGCGGGGATGCCGCCGTCGTTGCGGGCCGGGAGCAGCTCGATCCGAGCTGCCTGGGCGGGCAGGACCGCAACGACGGGCCGCGGCAGCGGGCCTGG
Above is a genomic segment from Streptomyces sp. NBC_01381 containing:
- a CDS encoding universal stress protein, encoding MLRPVVVGLDGSRESLAAADWAAREALRRGLPLRLVHAWEGGWAPAESALPELDAPRHWARRILRGAIGRLNERYPQLNLSAEQISRPAADALVEAGDESELLVLGSRAFSGFGGFMAGSVALAAVAHMTRPVVLVRAGESLEDEHMPDTEGRKSAHTPYRDIVVGIDPVGPCEALLAFAFEAATLRAAPLRVVYAWRLPYVPNALEAKARKELRVAAERRLATAIAPWREKYPAVEVRELVEEGRPAQQLLDATGDAGLLAVGRRTRPARIGAHTGPVAHAVMHNVRCPVAIVPHE
- a CDS encoding CBS domain-containing protein, whose protein sequence is MHGTPHIVSDVMTGTVVTLGRGATFKDIVKTMQQWKVSALPVLEEGNRVVGIVSEADLLPKEEFRDSDPDRHTQLRRLSDLAKAGALTADELMTAPAVTVHANDTLAQAARTMARAKIKRLPVVDDEGVLHGIVSRADLLKVFLRDDEDIAEEVRRQIVAYLFPAPIEAIRVDVRDGVVTLTGRIRDTMLVPVAARLVRAVEGVVDVNCALMGPHRRPDLDPDLPGGGGTPQVSGAGDTA
- a CDS encoding Hsp20/alpha crystallin family protein, which codes for MSGMIERLPGWPTLPDLFGWMEAGFPGTHTAPGTHGIRVEERLTSEAYVLRAELPGIDPAKDVEITVTEGVLTLRAERTEETTEKHHTEFRYGTFTRAVRLPAGAKGDEATAEYKDGVLTITVPVPETKTGTRTIPVRLV
- a CDS encoding hydrogenase maturation protease codes for the protein MTVSTRIAVIAVGDRSRHDDGVGWAVLSRLRERAAVRPLPPGTALSECDLDPGRLIRLWEDAGLAVVLESAHARPSRPGRIYRLELGAAELWRPGVMSPHGLGEAVELARELGRLPGHLVAYAVDSADISLGQGLSEPVAAMVEPLAERVEEEIVRHQVTAAAGAVASTAS
- a CDS encoding potassium channel family protein — protein: MTWFVTFLGAALVMAILRDMFHTIWHPTRHGGLSGLVMTGMWRLSSRLSTRRRAAGLAGPLGMVCVVSVWALTVAVGWALVYWPHMPESFSYSAALVPAEHAGPVDALYVSLVTLATLGLGDIAPAAGWLRFVGPLEALVGFALLSATVAWILGIYPALARRRTLALRLSHVRGGVTSRQLDSDGGATLLDSLASAISVITVDFLQYAESYYFYDGDENTSLPRQIGHAVGLAELAVSARHPDVRLSAIVLRRALDDLAAVLDERFLRTRAATADVFASYASDHGDHRGSRPTLRRGPDAPSSGGEERRP
- a CDS encoding flavodoxin domain-containing protein: MDVLVGYATAHGSTRGIAERLAAKLGEAGLKAEARAVESVDDADAYSAFVLGSAVHGQTWLGPAKAFVRDNLDVLGPRPLWIFSVGIPGALRGPWKRMADKEIPVIVESLPGDLAYREHRLFSGVVARAQLPVTGRILFHLAGGRFGDYRDWDAIDAWASSLAAELARP
- a CDS encoding universal stress protein, whose translation is MTELAAGNSIVVGVDGSEASMAALRWATRQAHALDADVVAVHAWEPAGPRLAPYAPTSAFPTAAEQRDRAAQLLASTLREVFGPRIDHVVRAILVEGPPARVLVQQARGALLLALGRTAHGQYGQPAIGAVGRACLRNAAIPVVAVPATDRSATPLGVVTAPLGARGGATQRAEGAEGGSGEWAVRPSDRPARPLSPYRAEADAVPQRVRARRDHSASTTREDARRSRGTSR